A single Micromonospora luteifusca DNA region contains:
- a CDS encoding FAD-dependent oxidoreductase, which translates to MALSQVAGRLIGVRRHEVDPGGGGADRVPRPTAAVVVGGGIAGMSAAVVLAERGVTVTVLEAAPTLGGRLGAWPEALADGHQQNEHGFHAFFRQYYNWRSILRRVDPDLGFLRPIAGYPILSAQWPTEEFGRLPPAPPANLLALLLRSPSLRLSDLRLMDRDAALPLLSYDPVRTYAELDDTTADELLASLRLPDRARAMLFEVFSHSFFNHEAEMSAAEMVAQFHFYLLGNPEGLAFDCPDEDYATAIWEPLTRHVEKHGGRVRTGSAATGVHRDADGWRVTTADGGSHPAGHVVLAVDPPALAALVAASHDLAEQAPELAARMPAFGVPGPPYAVARYWCDGDVGAERAVFNGVSRQPTLDSVTLYHRLENEPRRWARQTGGSVIELHAYACDPGVPAEELAERMRRELVALWPEVGDLRVRELRARVQAQAPAFTPGSHAWRPGVCTDATGLYLAGDGITTDFPSALMERSAATGIIAANHILRAEGGAAEPVRSIRPRGLLAGRGRSNRQNTT; encoded by the coding sequence ATGGCGCTGTCGCAAGTGGCGGGTCGACTCATCGGCGTACGCCGACATGAGGTGGACCCGGGCGGCGGTGGCGCCGACCGCGTGCCGCGACCGACCGCGGCGGTGGTGGTGGGTGGCGGCATCGCCGGCATGTCGGCGGCGGTGGTGCTGGCCGAGCGGGGTGTGACGGTCACGGTGCTGGAGGCTGCGCCGACGCTCGGCGGCCGACTGGGTGCCTGGCCGGAGGCGCTCGCCGATGGGCACCAGCAGAACGAGCACGGCTTCCACGCGTTCTTCCGGCAGTACTACAACTGGCGGTCGATCCTCCGCCGGGTCGATCCTGACCTGGGCTTCCTCAGGCCCATTGCGGGGTACCCGATCCTCAGTGCACAGTGGCCGACCGAGGAGTTCGGCAGGCTGCCGCCCGCCCCACCGGCGAACCTGCTGGCGCTGCTGTTGCGCAGCCCCAGCCTGCGCCTTTCCGACCTGCGACTGATGGACCGCGACGCCGCGTTGCCGTTGCTCAGCTACGACCCGGTGCGGACCTACGCCGAGCTGGACGACACCACCGCCGACGAGCTGTTGGCGTCGCTGCGGCTGCCGGACCGGGCGCGGGCGATGCTGTTCGAGGTCTTCTCGCACTCGTTCTTCAACCACGAGGCGGAGATGTCGGCCGCGGAGATGGTCGCCCAGTTCCATTTCTATTTGCTCGGCAACCCGGAGGGGTTGGCGTTCGACTGCCCGGACGAGGACTACGCGACGGCGATCTGGGAGCCGTTGACCCGGCACGTGGAGAAGCACGGCGGCCGGGTGCGCACCGGCTCCGCCGCGACCGGGGTGCACCGCGACGCCGACGGGTGGCGGGTGACGACCGCCGACGGCGGCAGCCACCCGGCGGGCCACGTCGTGCTTGCCGTGGATCCGCCGGCACTCGCCGCTCTGGTCGCGGCCTCCCACGACCTGGCCGAGCAGGCACCCGAGCTGGCGGCACGGATGCCGGCCTTCGGCGTTCCCGGCCCGCCGTACGCGGTGGCGCGGTACTGGTGCGACGGAGACGTGGGCGCCGAGCGGGCGGTGTTCAACGGCGTGTCCCGGCAGCCCACTCTGGACTCGGTGACGCTCTACCACCGGTTGGAGAACGAGCCGCGGCGTTGGGCTCGGCAGACCGGTGGATCGGTCATCGAGCTGCACGCGTACGCCTGCGATCCCGGCGTGCCGGCCGAGGAGCTGGCCGAGCGGATGCGCCGCGAGTTGGTCGCGCTCTGGCCGGAGGTCGGCGACCTGCGGGTCCGCGAGCTGCGGGCCCGCGTCCAGGCGCAGGCGCCGGCGTTCACGCCGGGCAGCCACGCCTGGCGACCGGGGGTATGCACCGACGCGACCGGCCTCTACCTGGCCGGCGACGGCATCACCACGGACTTTCCGAGCGCGCTGATGGAACGCTCCGCGGCGACGGGGATCATCGCCGCGAACCACATCCTGCGCGCCGAGGGCGGCGCGGCCGAGCCGGTGCGCTCGATCCGGCCGCGTGGGCTGCTGGCCGGTCGCGGCCGTTCAAACCGACAAAACACAACATAA
- a CDS encoding serine/threonine-protein kinase, whose product MQRDRLLAGRYRLLERLGSGGMSRVHRAYDEVLERDVAVKVLVASDANARQRIRAEAKAAARLSHPHVTSVYDYGESSLDGSPVPFVVMELLGGHTLEQRLAAGPLPPRAGLRVCAEVAAALAAAHAEDLVHRDIKPGNVMLAPTGAKVLDFGIAAVAGASEVDFEGRLLGTPAYLAPERLEAGEVLPASDVYALGLLLYRVLTGRLPWHAEAQTDMSRAHTHGEPQPLPRIDGVPPEVHRLYRWCLSPEPADRPPAAEAARILLAASGATAAVSGATAGPAAPVAGPAAADANQTDANQSDVGQSDVGQSDAGQADAAAVGPTRGTEAGPTSQRGQWRRRRVMLTVGGAVIAVVAMAGSLGDSANRRPVQGAPSTRIGPDDATTVGLPGTATSLAAVDSAPPAAPSARYTSVNPQSGPRTAPSDPAAASPTADAPGPTPTRGAPTPSPSSGVRVDARGGTITVRCVGKSAEVLAVTLAPGFLAEAYDPGPAKQVQVELTSVEHRSEFRVHCPNGRPMPKVKERAG is encoded by the coding sequence ATGCAGCGTGATCGGTTGCTTGCGGGCCGCTACCGGCTCCTGGAGCGCCTTGGCAGTGGCGGCATGTCGAGGGTGCACCGGGCGTACGACGAGGTGCTCGAACGGGATGTCGCGGTGAAGGTGCTGGTCGCCTCGGACGCCAACGCTCGGCAGCGGATCCGGGCCGAGGCCAAGGCCGCTGCGCGCTTGTCGCACCCGCATGTCACAAGCGTGTACGACTACGGCGAGTCGTCGCTGGACGGTTCCCCGGTCCCGTTCGTGGTGATGGAGTTGCTCGGCGGTCACACTCTCGAACAACGGCTGGCGGCCGGGCCGTTGCCGCCCCGCGCGGGTTTGCGGGTCTGCGCCGAGGTGGCTGCCGCCCTCGCGGCCGCGCACGCCGAAGACCTGGTGCACCGCGACATCAAGCCGGGAAATGTGATGCTCGCCCCCACCGGTGCCAAGGTGCTCGACTTCGGCATCGCGGCGGTCGCCGGTGCGTCCGAAGTCGACTTCGAGGGACGGCTGCTGGGCACCCCTGCCTATCTCGCCCCGGAACGGCTGGAGGCCGGCGAGGTGTTGCCGGCCAGCGACGTGTATGCCCTCGGCCTGCTCCTGTACCGGGTGCTCACCGGTCGGTTGCCGTGGCACGCCGAGGCGCAGACCGACATGTCCCGCGCTCACACGCATGGCGAGCCGCAGCCGCTGCCCCGGATCGACGGCGTACCGCCCGAGGTCCACCGGCTCTACCGCTGGTGCCTGTCCCCCGAACCCGCCGACCGGCCACCGGCCGCCGAGGCGGCCCGCATCCTGCTCGCCGCCTCCGGCGCAACGGCTGCCGTCAGCGGTGCCACCGCCGGGCCGGCCGCCCCAGTTGCAGGACCAGCGGCAGCCGACGCGAACCAGACCGACGCGAACCAGAGCGACGTGGGCCAGAGCGACGTGGGCCAGAGCGACGCGGGCCAGGCCGACGCGGCGGCCGTAGGGCCGACGCGCGGTACGGAGGCGGGGCCGACCTCGCAGCGGGGGCAGTGGCGTCGGCGGCGGGTCATGCTGACGGTCGGCGGCGCGGTGATCGCTGTCGTGGCGATGGCCGGGTCGCTCGGCGACTCAGCCAATCGCCGACCGGTGCAGGGGGCGCCGTCGACCCGTATCGGGCCGGATGACGCCACCACGGTGGGGCTGCCGGGCACGGCCACGTCGCTCGCTGCGGTCGACTCCGCACCGCCCGCTGCGCCGTCGGCCAGGTACACCTCGGTTAACCCGCAGAGCGGCCCTCGGACCGCTCCGAGTGATCCGGCTGCCGCGAGCCCAACCGCTGACGCCCCGGGACCGACCCCGACCAGGGGCGCGCCGACGCCCTCTCCTTCCTCGGGCGTACGGGTGGACGCGCGGGGCGGGACGATCACCGTTCGCTGCGTCGGAAAGTCGGCCGAGGTGCTCGCGGTGACGCTCGCGCCCGGCTTTCTGGCCGAGGCGTACGACCCCGGCCCCGCGAAGCAGGTCCAGGTCGAGTTGACCTCGGTCGAGCACCGCAGTGAGTTCCGGGTGCACTGCCCGAACGGGCGTCCGATGCCGAAGGTCAAGGAACGTGCCGGCTGA
- a CDS encoding enoyl-CoA hydratase/isomerase family protein → MSDAKLTVEVAGPVATVVIHNPARRNAMTAAMWRQLPELLDRLEPDPDVRALVLTGAGDAFCAGADLGDLAELLDAGDTSIAVAAEERLARFAKPTVAAIRGACVGGGAQLAVACDLRIAADDARFGVPPARLGLVYPAPTTRRLARLIGPSAAKHLLFTAELIDVERALRIGLVDEVLPSGRLAARVDELTATIAQRSSLSVAAAKEIIDDRAGPARIAWWHRKVVITGEAREGVAAIAERRTPHFAWQRPVGD, encoded by the coding sequence GTGTCGGACGCGAAGTTGACCGTCGAGGTGGCCGGACCGGTCGCGACCGTGGTGATCCACAACCCGGCTCGGCGCAATGCGATGACCGCCGCCATGTGGCGTCAGCTCCCCGAGCTGCTCGATCGGCTGGAGCCCGACCCCGACGTACGGGCGTTGGTGCTCACCGGCGCGGGCGACGCCTTCTGCGCAGGTGCGGATCTCGGTGATCTGGCGGAGCTGTTGGACGCCGGTGACACCAGCATCGCGGTGGCCGCCGAGGAACGGCTGGCCCGCTTCGCCAAGCCGACCGTCGCGGCGATCCGGGGTGCCTGCGTCGGTGGTGGAGCTCAACTCGCCGTCGCCTGCGACCTGCGGATCGCCGCGGACGACGCCCGTTTCGGCGTACCTCCGGCCCGGCTCGGACTGGTCTACCCGGCGCCGACGACCCGTCGGCTGGCCCGGCTGATCGGCCCGTCCGCCGCCAAGCATCTGCTGTTCACCGCGGAGCTGATCGATGTCGAGCGCGCCCTGCGGATCGGTCTGGTCGACGAGGTGCTGCCGTCCGGTCGGCTCGCCGCGCGGGTGGACGAACTGACGGCAACGATTGCCCAGCGGTCGTCGCTGAGCGTCGCCGCCGCCAAGGAAATCATCGACGACCGGGCCGGGCCTGCCCGGATCGCCTGGTGGCACCGAAAAGTGGTGATCACCGGCGAGGCCCGGGAAGGGGTCGCGGCGATCGCCGAACGGCGTACGCCCCACTTCGCCTGGCAGCGCCCGGTCGGCGACTGA
- a CDS encoding VOC family protein, whose amino-acid sequence MTMNAISRSQIYVLDQDEALDFYVNKLGMEVNTDQDLGFMRWLTVNLPGDPEREILLEKPGAPALDPATAEQVRELLTKGALGGYLFMTTDDAHKTHEDLVAKGVEITDEPTERPYGIDFGIRDPFGNRIRIGQMFPRTA is encoded by the coding sequence ATGACGATGAACGCGATCAGCCGCTCCCAGATCTACGTCCTCGACCAGGACGAGGCGCTCGATTTCTACGTGAACAAGCTCGGCATGGAGGTCAACACCGACCAGGATCTCGGCTTCATGCGGTGGCTGACGGTCAACCTGCCCGGCGACCCGGAGCGGGAGATCCTGCTGGAGAAGCCGGGCGCACCGGCGCTGGACCCGGCCACCGCCGAGCAGGTCCGCGAGCTGCTCACCAAGGGTGCCCTGGGTGGATACCTCTTCATGACCACCGACGACGCCCACAAGACGCACGAGGATCTCGTGGCGAAGGGCGTCGAGATCACCGACGAGCCGACGGAGCGTCCGTACGGGATCGACTTCGGCATCCGGGACCCGTTCGGCAACCGGATCCGCATCGGCCAGATGTTCCCGCGGACGGCGTAA
- a CDS encoding helix-turn-helix domain-containing protein has translation MSRAVEESNRAMLRARDAMDRAYAEPLDIPALARIAHVSEAHFIRTFRATFGETPHRYLQRRRVERAMSLLVETARDVTDICYAVGFGSLGTFSRTFRQIVGESPSDFRRHRVAPTNVPSCFTKAWTRPSSFG, from the coding sequence ATGAGTCGCGCGGTGGAGGAGTCGAACCGGGCGATGCTGCGTGCCCGGGACGCCATGGACCGGGCGTACGCCGAGCCTTTGGACATCCCCGCGCTGGCCCGGATCGCGCACGTCTCCGAGGCGCACTTCATCCGTACCTTCCGGGCCACGTTCGGTGAGACCCCGCACCGCTACCTGCAACGCCGCCGTGTGGAGCGGGCGATGTCGTTGCTGGTGGAGACCGCCCGGGACGTGACCGACATCTGCTACGCCGTCGGCTTCGGCAGTCTGGGTACGTTCAGCCGGACATTTCGGCAGATCGTCGGGGAGTCGCCCTCGGATTTCCGCCGTCACCGCGTCGCGCCGACCAATGTGCCGTCGTGCTTCACCAAAGCCTGGACGCGACCCAGCAGTTTTGGATAA
- a CDS encoding SRPBCC family protein gives MHGSRRLLRRLDAVDACITINRTVADTFRFYRDFTNMPRFLGDVMAVEQIGPETSRWTIQGPLGMHIRWTVRLTEERANELIRYETVAATGLSTCWEVFFRPGPEAGQTEVREVMTTPFGRLGRTGLALIGKPPADEVQSNLQRLKELLEEGKVTYDRHAVAGKFPA, from the coding sequence ATGCATGGGAGCCGGCGTCTACTGCGGCGCCTCGATGCCGTCGATGCGTGCATCACGATCAACCGCACCGTTGCGGACACCTTCAGGTTCTATCGAGACTTCACGAACATGCCGCGTTTCCTGGGCGACGTGATGGCTGTGGAGCAGATCGGGCCGGAGACCTCGCGGTGGACGATTCAGGGCCCGCTGGGTATGCACATCAGGTGGACGGTGCGGCTGACCGAGGAGCGCGCGAACGAGCTGATTCGCTACGAGACGGTGGCAGCGACCGGTCTGAGCACCTGCTGGGAGGTCTTCTTCCGGCCTGGACCTGAGGCTGGGCAGACGGAGGTTCGTGAGGTGATGACGACGCCCTTCGGCAGGCTGGGCCGCACCGGTCTCGCGCTGATCGGGAAACCCCCGGCCGACGAGGTGCAGTCAAATCTGCAAAGGCTGAAGGAGTTGCTGGAAGAGGGAAAGGTGACGTACGACAGGCACGCCGTGGCCGGAAAATTTCCGGCGTAA
- a CDS encoding TetR/AcrR family transcriptional regulator has product MIKTAAGLFAGRAYDGISVDDLVSHLGVHRNSLYKVFGSKRGLYLAALRWHLEHQVRPLLTKVSTAPDPAQMLRDTLVADDANSELDLLLMAAVERAPVDPEVADEIARTLRGCDAAVDLALRGAAIGGDAPSELAYTLVATILGLRLRSRTSADLSGAGIALFNHLHQTRR; this is encoded by the coding sequence GTGATCAAGACGGCGGCGGGCCTTTTCGCAGGCCGAGCCTACGACGGCATCTCCGTCGACGACCTTGTCTCACACCTCGGCGTGCACCGCAACAGTCTGTACAAAGTCTTCGGCAGCAAGCGGGGGCTTTACCTTGCCGCCCTGCGCTGGCACTTGGAGCATCAGGTCCGGCCTCTGCTCACCAAGGTGAGCACGGCGCCTGATCCGGCACAGATGTTGCGGGACACGCTCGTGGCTGACGACGCAAATTCCGAGCTGGACCTGCTGCTGATGGCTGCGGTCGAACGCGCCCCGGTGGATCCCGAGGTGGCCGATGAGATCGCCCGCACTTTGCGGGGCTGCGACGCCGCCGTGGATCTCGCCCTGCGTGGGGCGGCGATCGGCGGCGACGCACCATCTGAACTGGCCTACACGCTCGTCGCCACGATCCTCGGCCTGCGCCTGCGGTCCCGGACCAGCGCCGACCTCAGCGGTGCCGGCATCGCTCTCTTCAACCACCTTCACCAAACCCGACGCTAA
- a CDS encoding ABC transporter ATP-binding protein, with amino-acid sequence MATVTYSKASRVYPGQERPAVNELDLEIGDGEFLVLVGPSGCGKSTSLRMLAGLEDVDAGSIYIDQRDVTHLPPKARDIAMVFQNYALYPHMTVYENMAFALKLRKTSKSEIDRRVKEAAGLLQLEEYLSRKPKALSGGQRQRVAMGRAIVREPQVFLMDEPLSNLDAKLRVQTRTQIASLQAKLGVTTVYVTHDQVEAMTMGHRVAVLLDGVLQQVDTPRALYDTPANVFVAGFMGSPAMNIKTVPLNEKGAEFAELHIPLTREQVEAARAEGGDGKVTVGFRPEDCDLVSPTEGGMPVVVELVEDLGSDANVYGHAALGGNSERFVVRTDRRNMPNMGDTVFVRPSAGRSHVFHAATGSRI; translated from the coding sequence ATGGCTACGGTCACTTATTCCAAGGCGTCCCGGGTCTACCCGGGCCAAGAGCGTCCCGCCGTCAACGAGCTGGACCTCGAGATCGGCGACGGCGAGTTCCTCGTCCTGGTCGGCCCCTCCGGTTGTGGCAAGTCCACCAGCCTGCGGATGCTCGCCGGCCTGGAGGACGTGGACGCCGGCTCGATCTACATCGACCAGCGTGACGTGACCCACCTTCCTCCGAAGGCCCGCGACATCGCGATGGTCTTCCAGAACTACGCGCTCTACCCGCACATGACGGTGTACGAGAACATGGCGTTCGCCCTCAAGCTGCGTAAGACCTCGAAGTCGGAGATCGACCGGCGGGTCAAGGAGGCGGCTGGGCTGCTCCAGCTGGAGGAATACCTCAGCCGCAAGCCGAAGGCGCTCTCCGGTGGTCAGCGTCAGCGTGTCGCGATGGGCCGGGCGATCGTCCGCGAGCCGCAGGTCTTCCTCATGGACGAGCCGCTGTCGAACCTCGACGCCAAGCTGCGTGTGCAGACCCGTACCCAGATCGCGTCCCTGCAGGCCAAGCTGGGCGTCACCACGGTCTACGTCACGCACGACCAGGTCGAGGCCATGACCATGGGTCACCGGGTCGCGGTGCTGCTCGACGGTGTCCTGCAGCAGGTGGACACCCCGCGGGCGCTCTACGACACCCCGGCCAACGTGTTCGTCGCCGGCTTCATGGGCTCTCCCGCCATGAACATCAAGACCGTTCCGCTGAACGAGAAGGGCGCCGAGTTCGCCGAGCTGCACATCCCGCTGACCCGGGAGCAGGTCGAGGCGGCCCGCGCCGAGGGTGGCGACGGCAAGGTCACCGTGGGCTTCCGCCCGGAGGACTGCGACCTGGTCAGCCCGACCGAGGGCGGCATGCCGGTCGTGGTCGAGCTCGTCGAGGACCTCGGCTCGGACGCCAACGTCTACGGCCACGCCGCTCTGGGTGGCAACTCGGAGCGCTTCGTCGTCCGCACCGACCGGCGCAACATGCCGAACATGGGTGACACCGTGTTCGTCCGGCCGAGTGCCGGTCGCAGCCACGTCTTCCACGCCGCCACCGGCAGCCGGATCTGA
- the rlmB gene encoding 23S rRNA (guanosine(2251)-2'-O)-methyltransferase RlmB, protein MAGNSQRRGRRLTSKAGAPKGTGGKNKDSLAGRGRTLPADERPWHKGYSGTEKLPQRTAWKQDKERRAAAEEGRAPKIGEPGSKDTTWGRGGGRGVPGGRGAAAGRGATGGRGATGGRGATGGRGGPRVSPGRKSNPSKDTPELLVGRNPVLEALRAQVPATALYVAQGIDMDDRINEIIRTAADRGIANLEISRAELDRMTGGVLHQGVGLQVPPFAYQPFEDLVAAALEQQAPLLVALDGVTDPRNLGAVIRSAAAFGAQGVFVPERRAAGITATAWRTSAGAAARVPVAQVTNLTRSLKACRDAGFMVVGLDADGDTDLYDLEAAVGPLVVVVGSEGRGLSRLVGETCDLTVSIPMISEVESLNASVAAAVTLAEVARRRAVEL, encoded by the coding sequence ATGGCCGGCAACTCGCAGCGCCGTGGCCGGCGACTGACGTCGAAGGCAGGCGCCCCCAAGGGCACCGGCGGCAAGAACAAGGACTCGTTGGCCGGGCGGGGGCGCACCCTGCCCGCGGACGAGCGGCCGTGGCACAAGGGCTACTCGGGCACCGAGAAGCTGCCCCAGCGCACCGCCTGGAAGCAGGACAAGGAGCGCCGCGCGGCGGCCGAGGAGGGGCGCGCCCCCAAGATCGGTGAGCCCGGCAGCAAGGACACCACCTGGGGTCGGGGCGGCGGTCGGGGCGTGCCGGGCGGCCGGGGTGCCGCCGCCGGTAGGGGCGCGACCGGCGGCCGGGGTGCCACCGGCGGCCGGGGTGCCACGGGCGGCCGGGGCGGCCCTCGGGTCTCGCCGGGGCGCAAGTCCAACCCGAGCAAGGACACCCCGGAGCTGCTGGTCGGGCGCAACCCCGTGCTGGAGGCGCTGCGCGCCCAGGTGCCGGCGACGGCGCTCTACGTCGCCCAGGGCATCGACATGGACGACCGGATCAACGAGATCATCCGGACCGCCGCCGACCGGGGCATCGCCAACCTGGAGATCAGCCGGGCCGAGCTGGACCGGATGACCGGTGGGGTGCTGCACCAGGGTGTCGGGCTGCAGGTGCCGCCATTCGCGTACCAGCCGTTCGAGGACCTGGTCGCCGCTGCCCTGGAGCAGCAGGCCCCGCTGCTGGTCGCGCTGGACGGTGTCACCGACCCCCGCAACCTGGGTGCCGTGATCCGGTCGGCTGCCGCGTTCGGCGCGCAGGGTGTCTTCGTACCCGAGCGGAGGGCCGCCGGGATCACCGCGACCGCCTGGCGGACCAGTGCCGGCGCGGCCGCGCGGGTGCCGGTGGCGCAGGTGACCAACCTGACCCGGTCGCTGAAGGCGTGCCGGGACGCCGGCTTCATGGTGGTCGGCCTGGACGCCGACGGCGACACCGACCTCTACGACCTGGAGGCCGCGGTCGGTCCGCTGGTGGTGGTGGTCGGTTCCGAGGGGCGTGGGCTGTCCCGCCTGGTCGGGGAGACCTGCGACCTGACCGTCAGCATTCCGATGATCTCCGAGGTGGAGTCGCTCAACGCCAGCGTGGCTGCCGCGGTCACCCTGGCCGAGGTCGCCCGCCGGCGCGCCGTCGAGCTGTAA
- the cysS gene encoding cysteine--tRNA ligase, whose amino-acid sequence MTLRLYDTATRSVRDFVPRETGKVGVYLCGLTLQSPPHIGHLRSGVNYDVLRRWLLAAGYEVTFIRNLTDIDDKILVKAGEQGRPFWSIAYANELLLAESYRALNVLPPTYEPRATGHIPEMHELITKLIADGHAYPATDGSGDVYFDVASWPAYGSLSGQSPDAMQSAGDAPDRGKRDPRDFALWKGAKSDEPADAYWPSPWGLGRPGWHIECSAMCWRYLGPEFDIHGGGLDLTFPHHENEIAQSQAAGLPFARFWVHHGLLSIGGAKMGKSAGNALDLAYVASLGVRPVELRYYYAAAHYRSVIDYSEDSLRDAATAYRRIEGFVQRAAERVGAGQVGELPAGFVAAMNDDLNTSAALAVLQQHLRDGNTALSAGDDVTVRTTLAVVRAMLDILGIDPLSPAWTGGGRSDDLRAVVDSLIALALEQRAQARGRKDWAAADAVRDQLKLAGVVVEDTPQGPRWTIGEQD is encoded by the coding sequence GTGACGCTTCGCCTGTATGACACTGCCACCCGATCGGTGCGGGACTTCGTCCCGCGGGAAACCGGCAAGGTGGGGGTCTACCTGTGTGGTCTCACCCTCCAGTCACCGCCGCACATCGGTCACCTTCGCTCCGGCGTCAACTATGACGTCCTGCGTCGCTGGCTGCTGGCCGCCGGCTACGAGGTCACCTTCATTCGCAACCTGACCGACATCGACGACAAGATTCTGGTCAAGGCAGGCGAGCAGGGCCGACCGTTCTGGTCGATCGCGTACGCCAACGAGTTGCTGCTCGCCGAGTCCTACCGGGCATTGAACGTGCTGCCCCCCACCTATGAGCCGCGCGCCACCGGGCACATCCCGGAGATGCACGAGCTGATCACGAAGTTGATCGCCGACGGGCACGCGTACCCGGCCACCGACGGTTCCGGCGACGTCTACTTCGATGTGGCGTCCTGGCCGGCGTACGGGTCGCTGTCGGGTCAGTCCCCGGACGCGATGCAGTCCGCCGGGGACGCGCCCGACCGGGGCAAGCGGGACCCGCGCGACTTCGCCCTCTGGAAGGGCGCCAAATCGGACGAGCCTGCGGACGCCTACTGGCCGTCGCCGTGGGGGCTGGGTCGCCCGGGTTGGCACATCGAGTGCTCGGCGATGTGCTGGCGGTATCTCGGCCCGGAGTTCGACATCCACGGCGGAGGGCTGGATCTGACGTTCCCGCACCACGAGAACGAGATCGCCCAGTCCCAGGCGGCCGGGTTGCCGTTCGCCCGCTTCTGGGTGCATCACGGGCTGCTCAGCATCGGCGGGGCCAAGATGGGCAAGTCCGCCGGCAACGCCCTCGACCTGGCGTACGTGGCCTCGCTCGGTGTGCGGCCGGTGGAGCTGCGTTACTACTACGCCGCCGCGCACTACCGCTCGGTGATCGACTACTCGGAGGATTCGCTGCGCGACGCGGCGACCGCGTACCGCCGGATCGAGGGTTTCGTGCAGCGGGCGGCCGAGCGGGTCGGTGCCGGGCAGGTCGGTGAGCTGCCCGCCGGCTTCGTCGCGGCGATGAACGACGACCTCAACACGTCCGCCGCGCTGGCTGTGCTGCAACAGCACCTACGGGACGGCAACACCGCGCTGAGCGCCGGCGACGATGTGACCGTCCGCACCACTCTGGCCGTGGTGCGGGCGATGCTGGATATCCTCGGGATCGACCCCCTCAGCCCGGCCTGGACCGGTGGCGGCCGCTCGGATGATCTGCGTGCCGTGGTGGACTCCCTGATCGCGCTGGCCCTGGAGCAGCGCGCGCAGGCCCGGGGCCGGAAGGACTGGGCTGCCGCCGATGCGGTACGTGACCAGCTCAAGCTGGCCGGTGTGGTGGTCGAGGACACCCCCCAGGGGCCCCGTTGGACTATTGGAGAGCAGGACTGA
- a CDS encoding IclR family transcriptional regulator, protein MSQTLDRGLRLLHLVADASAGLTVTEAANRLGIGRAAVYRLVGPLTGHGMLRRDGDGRLRLGAGLLHLARRAQPLLAEGALPALRRLAEQAGATAHLTVVEGGEGVALAVVEPSWTSFHVAYRAGARHPLDRGAAGRAILAGRAGVAEPISSSGELQAGAYGVAAPVLGVPGLEASVGVVALAPLDVDTIGPQVLAAATAITTALS, encoded by the coding sequence ATGTCGCAGACCCTCGACCGGGGGTTGCGGCTGCTGCACCTGGTTGCCGACGCCTCGGCCGGTCTGACCGTCACCGAGGCCGCGAACCGCCTCGGCATCGGCCGGGCCGCCGTCTACCGGCTGGTCGGCCCGCTGACCGGGCACGGCATGCTGCGCCGCGACGGCGACGGCCGGCTGCGCCTCGGCGCCGGGCTGCTGCACCTGGCCCGACGCGCCCAGCCGTTACTCGCCGAAGGTGCGCTGCCCGCACTACGCCGCCTCGCCGAGCAGGCCGGCGCGACCGCGCACCTGACCGTCGTCGAGGGTGGCGAGGGCGTCGCCCTGGCCGTGGTCGAGCCGAGCTGGACGTCGTTCCACGTCGCGTACCGGGCCGGGGCGCGGCACCCGCTGGACCGGGGGGCGGCGGGCCGAGCCATCCTGGCTGGTCGAGCCGGGGTGGCGGAGCCGATAAGCAGCAGCGGCGAGTTGCAGGCCGGAGCGTACGGGGTGGCCGCACCGGTGCTCGGCGTACCTGGCCTGGAGGCCAGCGTCGGCGTGGTCGCGCTCGCCCCGCTGGACGTCGACACGATCGGCCCTCAGGTGCTGGCCGCCGCCACAGCCATCACCACCGCCCTCAGCTGA